A window of the Tunturibacter empetritectus genome harbors these coding sequences:
- a CDS encoding biotin/lipoyl-containing protein — MPFLYELKIAAEEPSYTFVQQLVPAGSLVGTGQAVCTLTDGGMEFHVPAPRQGLLVEWFVEHGAVIENGDSLARIVCEGELVAVPAAAPMRLG, encoded by the coding sequence ATGCCTTTTTTGTATGAGTTGAAGATTGCGGCGGAAGAACCTTCTTATACGTTTGTGCAGCAGCTGGTGCCGGCGGGATCGCTTGTCGGGACGGGACAGGCGGTTTGTACTCTGACGGATGGGGGTATGGAGTTCCATGTGCCCGCGCCGCGGCAGGGTTTGCTGGTGGAGTGGTTTGTGGAGCATGGTGCGGTGATCGAGAATGGGGACTCATTGGCCAGGATCGTTTGTGAGGGCGAGTTGGTGGCGGTGCCAGCGGCTGCGCCGATGAGGTTGGGATAG
- the hisH gene encoding imidazole glycerol phosphate synthase subunit HisH: MIAIIDYKAGNLASVVKTLNYLGARDMVVTQDPAVVRGAAKVILPGVGHFQATSLLRELGLKDAVRDRIAKGAWFLGICVGLQWLFEGSTEAPGAAGLGHFAGMCERFPPQFEGVELKSPHVGWNSLERLSAGSRLLRGVERGGFVYYTHSWRAPVIHATAAVTEYGGTFTAVVEKDNVMGVQFHPEKSSAVGLQVLKNFVEL; encoded by the coding sequence ATGATTGCGATTATCGATTACAAAGCGGGAAACCTGGCCAGCGTGGTGAAGACGCTGAACTACCTTGGCGCGCGCGACATGGTGGTGACTCAGGATCCTGCAGTGGTGCGCGGAGCGGCAAAGGTGATACTGCCAGGGGTCGGACACTTTCAGGCTACTTCCCTGTTGCGCGAACTTGGATTGAAAGACGCGGTGCGGGACAGGATTGCTAAAGGTGCGTGGTTCCTGGGGATATGTGTTGGGTTGCAGTGGCTGTTTGAGGGATCAACCGAGGCTCCGGGGGCGGCTGGGTTGGGACACTTTGCGGGGATGTGTGAGCGGTTCCCTCCTCAGTTTGAGGGTGTTGAGTTGAAGTCGCCGCATGTTGGGTGGAACTCGCTGGAGAGGTTGAGCGCTGGTTCAAGATTGCTGCGCGGGGTTGAGCGTGGTGGTTTTGTTTACTACACTCACTCGTGGCGTGCTCCAGTGATTCATGCAACTGCTGCAGTTACAGAATATGGCGGGACGTTTACGGCGGTGGTCGAAAAAGACAATGTGATGGGCGTGCAGTTTCATCCCGAGAAGTCTAGCGCAGTGGGATTACAGGTTTTGAAGAACTTTGTGGAGTTGTGA